The DNA window CACCGGAAATCGCCCCGGCCGCGGTCAGCTTCTGCCACCAGATGCCGAGCACCAGCAGCGGGCAGAACGTCGACGCGGCCACGGTGAAACCCCAGGTCACCAGCACACCCGCGTCCAGCCGCGTGGACGGGAGCGCGAGCAGCACCATGACCGCGGCGGCGAGCACCACGGTGAACCGGAGCTGCCGCAGGCCGCCGCGCAGCAGGTCGTGCGCGATCGCGCCGGACACCACGAGCAGCAGGCCGAGTGAGGTGGCGAGGAAGGCCGCGAACGCGCCCGCGGTCAGCAACGAGGTGAACAGCGTGCCCGTCCATCCACTGTCCACACGGGACGGAAGCGCGACGACGACGGTGTCCGTGGCCCCGGACAGGTACAGCTCCGGCGCGAGCACCCGCCCGAGCAGCCCGTAGATACCGGGGAACAGGTAGAAGATTCCCAGCAGTCCCACCGTGATCGCGGCCGTCCGGCGCGCGGCGCGCCCGTCGGGACTGGTGTGGAACCGCATGAGCACGTGCGGCAGCCCCATCGTGCCGAGCATCGTCGCGAGCAGCACGGCCCACGTGCCGAGCAGCGGATGCCCGGCGCCGTCGAGGTCGAGCAGTGGGCGCTGCCAGTCGGTGCTGCCGAGCGGGGCGTCGCCGCGCACGCCTGGCACGGCGGTGCCGGGCAGGAACACCAGGCGCTGCCCGCCCGGCATCACGAGATCGCCCGGTGGCAGTACGCGCACCGAGCCGTCCGGCGCCTTCGTCGCGGTCGGCGCGGTGATTTCCAGTGTCACCGCGACTTCGAACGACACCGTGGTTTCGTGCGAGAAATGGGTGAATTCCACGGGGTGCAGCGCCGCGTGCCGGTTCTCCGCGCCAGCCTGCACCAGCAACCAGATCGCGGGCACGATGAACAGCACCAGCTTGAGCGCGAACTGGAACGCCTGCACGTAGGTGGCCGCGCGCATGCCGCCGAGCGCGAGCGTCACGCTGACCGCGGTACCGGCGATCACCACGCCGACCCAGTAGGGCGTGCCGCCGACCGCGCTGAGCACCAGGCCCGCGGTGCGGAACTGCGGGACGAGGTACAGCGTGCCGATCACGAGCACCACCACCGCGGCGATCCGGCGCAGCGCGGGGGAAGCCAGCCTCGCCTCGGCGAAGTCCGGCACGGTCAACGCGCCAGACCGCCGCATCGGCGCGGCGACGAGCGCGAGCATGGCGATGTACCCGGCGGTGAACCCGACGGGGTACCAGAGCGCGCCGACGCCGTCCTTCACCATCAGGCCCGAAACACCGAGGAACGAAGCGGCGGAAAGGTATTCGCCCGAGACCGCGGCCGAGTTCAGCAGCGGCGACACCCGGCGCGAGGCGACGAGGAAGTCCGAAGTGGTCCGCATCGCCGCGACCCCGCGCAGCCCGATGAGCAGCGTCATCAGCACCACCGGGGCGACCGAAAGGACGGCGGCCACCGGCTACTCCCGTTCGGCGCGTTCGGCCCGGCGGAGCTGCCAGCGCGCGAGCCAGGCCATCGCCGGGTACGGCACCGCGGCCAGCATCAGCCAGGACAGCGGGATTCCCAGCACCCGCACCGAATCCAGGCCGGGTGCGACGGTGAACGCGACGGTCAGCACCAGCAGGAGCGCGAACATCAGCGCGACGGCGGGCAGCGCGCGGCGGCGCTGCTCGCGGTACAGCCTGGCGGCGCGTTCGGCGTCGGCGGGTTCGAGGGTGGGCACACGCCAACGGCCCGGTGCTCGGCGTCGCGAATGGGCGAGCCGGGTCTGCGGGCTCGTCACGGCGACGCGTTTGATCCGGGTCACGGCGCGCTGCCGAGTTCGCCGTGCTGCGCCGCGTGCAGGAGCCGTTCGCGGAGTTCGCGCGCGTGGCGGCGGCTCACCGGTACGTCACCGGCGTCGGTGTGCGCGAGCAGCCCGCCGACGGAATCGCTGCGCAGCTCCGCGACGGCCCCGATCGCGACCAGGAAACCTCGGTGCACGCGCAGGAAGCCGTGGCCCTCCCAGTACTCCTCCAATCGCGACAGTGGCATGCGGACCACGTGGACACCGCTTTCGGTGTGCAGCCGGACGTAGTCGCCGTGCGCCTCGACGAACCGCACGTCGGCGCGGCGGACGTAGCGGGTGCGGCCACCGCTTTCCACCGGCAGCGCGGCCATCGCGTCCGGCGGCGCCGCTTCCGGTTCCTGCGCGGCCGCCATTTTGACCACTTTGGACAGTGCGGCGGCGAGCCGTTCCGCGCGCACCGGCTTGAGCAGGTAGTCGACCGCGCCGATGCCGTACGCGGCGACGGCGTGCCCGTCGTGCGCGGTGACGAACACGATCACCGGCGGACGGCTCAGCTTCGCCAGCAGCGAAGCGAGTTCGAGGCCGTCGAGCCCCGGCATCGAGATGTCGAGGAACACCGCGTCGAACGGGTCAGCTTGGATCATCTTCAACGCGCTCACCGCGTCGCCCGCCGCTTCCACTTCGGCTACTTCCGCCGCCTCGGCGAGCAGGCGGCACAGCTCGTCGAGCGCGGGCGGGACGTCGTCGACGGCGAGCACTCGCAACCCGGTCACGGCAGCACCCCCGGCTGGAACCTCGGCACCCTGACCACGACCCTGGTCCCCGCGCCTGCCGCGGTTTCCACCACCAGCCCGTACCACGCCCCGTACACGCTGCGGAGCCGTCTGTCCACATTAGCCAGTCCGACGCGGTCGGAGCCGGAGCGCCCGGCGAGGATCGCCTGCGCCCGTTCGGGATCCATGCCCTCCCCGTCGTCCTCCACGCTGATCACGCAGTCGTTCCCTTCCGCCTCGCCGTGCACCTGCACGGTCCCGGTGCCCGACCGCGGCTCGACCCCGTGCCGCACCGCGTTCTCCACCAGCGGCTCCAGCACCAGGTAGGGCACCGCGACCGCGAGGATCTCCGGCGCCACCCTGATCTGCACGCGCAGCCGGTCACCGAGCACGGCCCGTTGCAGCGCGAGGTACGTTTCCACCGCGCGGAACTCCTCGGCGACCATGGTGTACTCACCGTGGCGCGCCAAGCTGTACCGCGTGTAGTCGGCGAAGTCCAGCATGAGATCGCGGGCGCGGTCCGGATCGGACCGCACGAGCGAAGCGATGACGGTCAGTGCGTTGTAGACGAAGTGCGGCGAGATCTCCGCCCGCAGCGCGCGGAGTTCGGCCGCCGCGGCGTGTTCAGCAGACGCTTCCAGGGTGCCGCGCTCCAACGCCTGGATGACGAGATCGGCGGCCTCGCGCACGGCCGCCGCGCCGATGTCGCCCGCGAGCACGAGCGCGCCGACCAGTTCGTCGTGCGCGTGCAGGGGAACCGCGAGCAGCGGCGCGCGCCCGGCTGGCGCTTCGGTGTGCAGTGCCTTGTCGACGAGCGCCGCGGTGCGCGTGTCGTCGGCGGGCCTGCCGGACCAGGTGAGCTGGCCGGACAGATCGGTGAGGCCGACACCGTCCAGTGTGAACAGCCGCCGGAGTCCGTGCGCGGCCCGGCGCGTGCTGCCGCCGCCGAGCCCGTCCTTGAGGTCTTCGGTGATCTTGCGGGCCGCGGCGAGCACCGGCGCCGGGTCGGTCCGCGCCGGTGCGCCGCCGCGCTGACGAAGTGCGGGTACCGGCATGGGCGGAATCCCATCGTCTGCTTCGAGCGCGGTCAGGGGCGAGGACCGATACTAAAGCCTGACGGTTCCACGACGGGTAATCCCGCTTGACGCTGGGGGAGAAGCCATGGCCGCGACCACCGATGCCAATAACGACGCCGTTCCGATTCGCTACCGTTTCGCCCGGCTGGGCACCGAACTCCTCGCCCCGTGGGTGCTCGTGCTGGCGCTGCCGCTGTTGCTCGCCTGGGACGTCACCGGGCACGACCCCGGCCGGGCGCTGCTGTGGGGATCCGTGGTGGGCGTGACCGGATCGCTCATCCCGATGGCGGTGATCGTGCGGGGTGCGAAGGCGGGCCGGTGGCAGACCCACCACGTGACCGACCGCGCGGGCCGGTTGGTGCCGTTCGCCACCGGGTTGGCTTCGCTCGCCGCCGGTTTCCTGCTGATGTTCTTCGGTGGCGCGCCCTACCAGATGCTCGCGCTGTCGATCGCGATGCTCGCGTCGCTGCTCGGCAGCATCGCGATCACGTTCGGCCTGCGGTTCAAGGTGTCCATGCACGCCGCGGTGGCCTCCGGCGCCGCGATCATCCTCGCCATCGGGCACTGGCTCGCGCTCGTCCCGCTGGCGCTTCCGGTCGCGTGGGTGTGCTGGTCGCGGGTCGAGGTCGGCGACCACACCGCGCGCGAAATCCTCGGCGGAGTCGTGCTCGGCGCGGTACTGGGCGGCGGCGGCTACTGGGCCCTGATCACCGCGATGGCTTGACGGCCACCGGTTTTCGCCGGTGGCCGTCCCCGGGTCACGCGGCGTCGGCGGGTCCTTCTTGGACGGTGCCGACGCGCAGGGTGTGCGCGTCCGCCGAAGCGTCGAGAGCGCCGAACTGCCACGGCAGCGTCACCGTCTGGGCCTGGGTGCCCGGCGTGTGCACGGTCAGCGCGGACGGCGTCGCCTGGTCGCCGCGCGCCTCGATCGCGCTCCAGTGCAGCAGCTCGTGCGCCGAGGTGCCCGGCCGGAGGTGGACGACCTGGTCCGGCTGGCCCGCCTCGGGCTCCACGGTCACCCCGGGCGCGCCGTCGAGCGTCACCGGGACGCTGCCCTTGAGCTGGCAGTACTGGCCGTCCTTCGCGGTGAACTGGACCTCGGCGTAGCGCTGGCCCGCGCCGGGGGAACCGGGCACGATCGTGGTGGTGAGCTGGCTGGCGTCGCAGCCTTCGGACGGCATGGCCGAAGCGGACCCGGTGCTGAGAGAGACGGTGGTCAGCGCGGCGCCCAGCACCGCGGCGATGGCGAACCCGGCGTTCTTCTTGCTCATGATCGGTCTCCCTGTAGTCGACTTCGAGGTTGGCGATTTGCCGGATGGCGGCGAACCGCGTAACCCCCTGTCATGGCAAAAGTGCCCGTCACGCTGCGGAGTTACACCCGATCGTGGTCTAGACAACAAGAAAGCAACCCGTGCGCCCGTCGTGCGTCGGCACGGGTGAGGGACGGACTCGGTCAGGCGGGCGCGACCCGGAGCGAGTGGCTGCTGTACCGCGTTCGCAGGAGCGCGCGCAGAAGCGACCGGCCGTGCAGCGACACCCCGTCCTCAATCCACCAGAGGTCCATGCTGAACGCGCCGACCACGAGCGCGCCGACCATCCCGAACACCGTGGTCATGATTCGCGGGCCGTTGTCGGGATCGAAGTCGATCAGTCCCCACCCGGCGAGGAAGACGCACGTGACGGAGGCGGCCGCGGCGACCACCAGGCAGGACGTCCGCCGTCGCCGGGTCGACTGCGCGGCGCGGATGGTGCACGGCACCTCTTCGCCGCA is part of the Amycolatopsis sp. CA-230715 genome and encodes:
- a CDS encoding sodium/solute symporter; translated protein: MAAVLSVAPVVLMTLLIGLRGVAAMRTTSDFLVASRRVSPLLNSAAVSGEYLSAASFLGVSGLMVKDGVGALWYPVGFTAGYIAMLALVAAPMRRSGALTVPDFAEARLASPALRRIAAVVVLVIGTLYLVPQFRTAGLVLSAVGGTPYWVGVVIAGTAVSVTLALGGMRAATYVQAFQFALKLVLFIVPAIWLLVQAGAENRHAALHPVEFTHFSHETTVSFEVAVTLEITAPTATKAPDGSVRVLPPGDLVMPGGQRLVFLPGTAVPGVRGDAPLGSTDWQRPLLDLDGAGHPLLGTWAVLLATMLGTMGLPHVLMRFHTSPDGRAARRTAAITVGLLGIFYLFPGIYGLLGRVLAPELYLSGATDTVVVALPSRVDSGWTGTLFTSLLTAGAFAAFLATSLGLLLVVSGAIAHDLLRGGLRQLRFTVVLAAAVMVLLALPSTRLDAGVLVTWGFTVAASTFCPLLVLGIWWQKLTAAGAISGVLAGLLSSSGSIVTALFEPPLDGWLAILVAQPAPWSVPLAFAIMIVVSLRGRPPSWSTAAMLRLHLDERPPRDVHSTSAGHRSSTVRRIARRLNR
- a CDS encoding DUF4232 domain-containing protein, producing MSKKNAGFAIAAVLGAALTTVSLSTGSASAMPSEGCDASQLTTTIVPGSPGAGQRYAEVQFTAKDGQYCQLKGSVPVTLDGAPGVTVEPEAGQPDQVVHLRPGTSAHELLHWSAIEARGDQATPSALTVHTPGTQAQTVTLPWQFGALDASADAHTLRVGTVQEGPADAA
- a CDS encoding LytR/AlgR family response regulator transcription factor, whose translation is MTGLRVLAVDDVPPALDELCRLLAEAAEVAEVEAAGDAVSALKMIQADPFDAVFLDISMPGLDGLELASLLAKLSRPPVIVFVTAHDGHAVAAYGIGAVDYLLKPVRAERLAAALSKVVKMAAAQEPEAAPPDAMAALPVESGGRTRYVRRADVRFVEAHGDYVRLHTESGVHVVRMPLSRLEEYWEGHGFLRVHRGFLVAIGAVAELRSDSVGGLLAHTDAGDVPVSRRHARELRERLLHAAQHGELGSAP
- a CDS encoding sensor histidine kinase, yielding MPVPALRQRGGAPARTDPAPVLAAARKITEDLKDGLGGGSTRRAAHGLRRLFTLDGVGLTDLSGQLTWSGRPADDTRTAALVDKALHTEAPAGRAPLLAVPLHAHDELVGALVLAGDIGAAAVREAADLVIQALERGTLEASAEHAAAAELRALRAEISPHFVYNALTVIASLVRSDPDRARDLMLDFADYTRYSLARHGEYTMVAEEFRAVETYLALQRAVLGDRLRVQIRVAPEILAVAVPYLVLEPLVENAVRHGVEPRSGTGTVQVHGEAEGNDCVISVEDDGEGMDPERAQAILAGRSGSDRVGLANVDRRLRSVYGAWYGLVVETAAGAGTRVVVRVPRFQPGVLP